A genomic stretch from Natronomonas gomsonensis includes:
- a CDS encoding PH domain-containing protein gives MNLDPLSVPYRAGESVLRLAWVLVFLVFGNQTFGGFTGVGLVVVAWFLVTLAYQLVYYQRFEYELTEDTLDIASGVVSRRNREIPVRRVQNVDISRNVVHRLLGIAQIDLETAGGSSTEGSLKYVSFEEAKRLQSEIGRLKRGDTSTDETTAEAPAERELFAITPKELVLLGVVGIDLRLLSFVTVLLPVVAPSLTGQFGDPLVGLAVTAPLAAVAIVAVTAAISGALAVTNYYGFRLSRVTDELHYERGLLQRFSGTIPLEKVQTLSISENVIARRLGYASLAVETAGYSPNDAGSQSAVPLADRRRVFDLAQSVEEFEDVAFERPPKRARQRYVVRYGIVAAVVVAAAFAVDRFTGLTFAWYATAVLVAAAPVAAHLKWRNLGYDLQSEYIVLREGFWTRTISVVPYYRVQTVVDSQTIFQRRRRLATLVVDTAGTSGLTSGATRALDIDEAKASELREIVADRLQEELVKRREQRRHERLGSMEAAA, from the coding sequence ATGAACCTCGACCCACTGTCAGTTCCGTACCGCGCCGGCGAATCGGTCCTCAGGCTCGCGTGGGTGCTCGTCTTCCTCGTCTTCGGCAATCAGACGTTCGGCGGGTTCACGGGGGTCGGGTTGGTCGTCGTCGCGTGGTTCCTCGTCACGCTGGCGTACCAACTCGTCTACTACCAGCGCTTCGAGTACGAACTCACCGAGGACACCCTCGACATCGCCTCGGGGGTCGTCTCTCGCCGGAACCGCGAGATTCCGGTTCGACGGGTCCAGAACGTCGACATCTCGCGGAACGTCGTCCACCGACTGCTTGGCATCGCCCAAATTGACCTCGAAACCGCCGGCGGTTCCTCGACGGAGGGGTCCCTGAAGTACGTCAGTTTCGAGGAGGCGAAGCGACTCCAGTCGGAAATCGGCCGTCTCAAACGAGGCGACACCTCGACGGACGAGACGACCGCCGAAGCGCCGGCGGAACGCGAACTGTTCGCCATCACGCCGAAGGAACTCGTGTTGCTCGGCGTCGTCGGCATCGACCTCCGGTTGCTGTCGTTCGTGACGGTGCTGTTGCCGGTCGTCGCACCGTCGCTCACCGGGCAGTTCGGCGACCCGTTAGTCGGTCTCGCTGTGACGGCGCCGCTTGCGGCCGTCGCAATCGTCGCCGTGACCGCGGCGATAAGCGGCGCACTGGCGGTGACGAACTACTACGGGTTCCGGCTATCGCGGGTGACCGACGAACTCCACTACGAGCGGGGACTCCTTCAGCGGTTCAGCGGCACCATCCCGCTGGAGAAGGTCCAGACGCTCTCCATCTCGGAGAACGTCATCGCCCGACGCCTCGGCTATGCCTCCTTGGCCGTCGAGACGGCCGGCTACTCCCCGAACGACGCCGGTTCGCAGTCGGCGGTGCCGCTCGCCGACCGCCGACGGGTGTTCGACCTCGCCCAATCCGTCGAGGAATTCGAGGACGTGGCATTCGAGCGCCCGCCGAAACGCGCCCGCCAGCGGTACGTCGTCAGATACGGCATCGTCGCCGCCGTCGTCGTCGCCGCCGCCTTCGCCGTCGACCGGTTCACGGGACTCACGTTCGCGTGGTACGCGACGGCCGTGTTGGTCGCCGCGGCGCCGGTGGCCGCACACCTGAAATGGCGCAACCTCGGCTACGACCTCCAGTCGGAGTACATCGTCCTCCGGGAGGGCTTCTGGACGCGAACGATTTCGGTCGTTCCCTACTACCGGGTTCAGACCGTCGTCGACTCACAGACGATTTTCCAGCGGCGCCGTCGACTGGCGACGCTCGTCGTCGACACCGCCGGAACCAGCGGCCTGACGAGTGGGGCCACCCGAGCGCTCGACATCGACGAAGCGAAGGCGAGTGAACTCCGAGAAATCGTCGCCGACCGACTCCAAGAAGAACTCGTCAAGCGCCGCGAACAGCGGCGCCATGAGCGACTCGGCTCCATGGAAGCGGCGGCGTGA
- a CDS encoding VOC family protein, which produces MDGIVFFRTQRLGEVVDFYTEGLGADVWREQPDCTILEVGEFRFGFCERETAETDGILTFVVDSRAAVDEYYAELEAVGESPPTYNERYGIYQCFLTDPEGRTVEIQVFE; this is translated from the coding sequence ATGGACGGTATCGTCTTCTTTCGAACGCAGCGACTCGGAGAAGTAGTCGACTTCTACACCGAGGGTCTCGGCGCCGACGTGTGGCGCGAACAGCCCGATTGCACCATCCTCGAAGTCGGAGAGTTCCGATTCGGGTTCTGTGAGCGCGAGACGGCCGAAACCGACGGCATCCTCACCTTCGTCGTCGATTCCAGAGCGGCAGTCGACGAGTACTACGCCGAACTGGAGGCCGTCGGGGAGTCGCCGCCGACGTACAACGAACGCTACGGGATTTACCAGTGTTTCCTCACGGACCCGGAGGGACGGACCGTCGAGATACAGGTCTTCGAGTAG
- a CDS encoding HAD-IIA family hydrolase, with translation MAYEGAVLDLDGTVYRGDELIAGAAAAIDRLRADGTRTLFFSNNPTKSRAAYSDRLRNLGIDVDPEWVLSAGTVTTRFLAAEHGDDSVFLVGSEGLREQFEAAGIDLVADATQTDVLVASYDREFDYGDMLAGYRALESGATFYGTDPDLLVPHHDGMIPGSGAVINAVGGIIERDPERILGKPSAEAQRAALDVLDASPERCLVVGDRLNTDIAMGEQAGMTTILVRSGVSTDEDVEESDVRPDYVIDSLAELGTVLDG, from the coding sequence ATGGCATACGAGGGCGCGGTACTGGACCTCGACGGGACGGTGTACCGCGGCGACGAACTGATTGCCGGCGCGGCGGCGGCCATCGACCGCCTCCGCGCGGACGGAACGCGGACGCTGTTCTTCTCGAACAACCCCACCAAGTCACGGGCAGCATACAGCGACCGATTGCGCAACCTCGGCATCGACGTCGACCCCGAGTGGGTACTCTCGGCCGGCACCGTCACGACGCGGTTCCTCGCGGCCGAACACGGCGACGATTCGGTGTTCCTCGTCGGCTCGGAGGGCCTCCGCGAGCAGTTCGAAGCCGCCGGCATCGACCTCGTCGCCGATGCCACCCAGACCGACGTGCTCGTCGCCTCCTACGACCGCGAGTTCGACTACGGGGATATGCTCGCGGGCTACCGGGCGCTGGAGTCCGGCGCGACGTTCTACGGGACCGACCCCGACCTGCTCGTCCCACACCACGACGGGATGATTCCGGGGTCTGGCGCGGTCATCAACGCTGTCGGCGGCATCATCGAACGCGACCCCGAACGAATCCTCGGCAAGCCATCCGCGGAAGCCCAACGCGCGGCACTCGATGTCCTCGACGCCTCCCCGGAGCGGTGTCTCGTCGTCGGCGACCGACTGAACACCGACATCGCCATGGGGGAGCAAGCGGGAATGACGACGATACTGGTTCGGTCCGGCGTCTCGACGGACGAGGACGTCGAAGAAAGCGACGTTCGGCCGGATTACGTCATCGACTCGCTGGCCGAGTTGGGGACCGTACTGGACGGCTGA
- a CDS encoding CDGSH iron-sulfur domain-containing protein codes for MTREVRHEATTPAVFDESDLADDGKLFICQCGLSSERPLCDGSHRATEDETEDVVYRYDADGEGRRIVEAIELSEE; via the coding sequence ATGACACGCGAAGTCCGTCACGAGGCGACGACACCGGCCGTATTCGACGAGTCAGACCTCGCAGACGACGGCAAACTGTTCATCTGTCAGTGTGGGCTCTCCTCGGAGCGACCGCTGTGTGACGGCTCCCATCGGGCGACCGAAGACGAGACCGAGGATGTCGTCTACCGGTACGACGCCGACGGCGAAGGTCGTCGCATCGTCGAGGCCATCGAACTCTCGGAGGAGTAA
- a CDS encoding penicillin acylase family protein, producing MRPTRQRLLAVLLAAVLVGSLVVASGPIALVAPFSGDAWALADEANPDSAGSQLSRAATGPTTVESPYGEATVRYDDRGVPHVEAENDRALAYAVGYVQARDRLFQLDLQRRLMRGELAEAFGPGQVESDRFHRQMDFAAAANASWEAIEDEETRAGVEAYADGVNRYMDDRPLPVEFQVAGYEPDRWTPQDTLLVGKLVSWGLTGSFADIEEATVRERVDGSGELYPDRLDHDTPIVRNGTAVTDSQASVARPAPEKTDFGAIHDAVAPYEPERGIGSNSWVVSGNMTEDGTPVVANDPHLQLTVPPTWYEMHLQSPETSVRGVAFPGLPVVVIGATDEVAWGFTNVGADVLDTYTYEWAGEETYRYEGETRTVESRTETIAVSGGENRTVEVQKTVHGPLLEREGQRVAVAWLGLTGTREAEAVYDLNHADSVDDVREALRRFDLPTQNIVAADRDGETLFRITGQYPIRTVDNETVAGDRVFDGSAGHGEWAGFEPYGVSDFDGPGFAAFEEYPEVRNAPYVATANQRTTDDPPFYIARSTRYADGYRGERIYQRLDERAASGEPMNRSFHTDLQGDTYSKAAEAFLPHLTGAREEMTPEQRAAVDDLEAWDRRMDADSEAALVFRLWLDAYRNATWGPQFRANGLDESYFPADRTLETLPAESRWFDDPRTRETETRADIAARALNRTLDRIERSGYETYGDYNQLDLNHPFPLAFLDYEERAMDGSPDTVFNFRSDRSTQVGASFRMVVDGDGGVGSLPGGQSGNPLSPHYDDRLDTWAAGDTDPLPFEQRGPVIIRFEGEQ from the coding sequence ATGCGCCCGACTCGACAGCGACTTCTCGCAGTCCTCCTCGCGGCGGTCCTCGTCGGTAGCCTCGTCGTCGCCAGTGGCCCAATCGCCCTCGTTGCGCCCTTCAGCGGCGACGCGTGGGCGCTGGCCGACGAAGCGAACCCCGATTCGGCCGGCAGCCAACTCTCCCGGGCGGCGACCGGGCCGACGACCGTCGAGAGCCCGTACGGTGAGGCGACGGTCCGGTACGACGACCGCGGCGTTCCACACGTCGAGGCCGAAAACGACCGGGCTTTGGCCTACGCCGTCGGCTACGTGCAGGCTCGGGACCGACTGTTCCAACTCGACTTACAGCGTCGACTGATGCGGGGGGAACTCGCCGAGGCGTTCGGCCCCGGACAGGTCGAATCCGACCGCTTCCACCGGCAGATGGACTTCGCGGCCGCCGCCAACGCCTCGTGGGAGGCCATCGAAGACGAGGAGACCCGTGCCGGCGTCGAGGCCTACGCCGACGGCGTCAACCGCTACATGGACGACCGACCGCTGCCCGTGGAGTTCCAGGTCGCTGGCTACGAACCCGACCGATGGACGCCACAGGACACGCTCCTCGTCGGCAAACTCGTCTCGTGGGGGCTGACCGGTTCGTTCGCCGACATCGAGGAGGCGACGGTTCGCGAGCGAGTCGACGGTTCGGGCGAACTGTACCCCGACCGCCTCGACCACGACACGCCCATCGTCCGCAACGGGACGGCCGTTACCGACTCCCAAGCCTCCGTCGCCCGCCCCGCCCCCGAAAAAACCGACTTCGGTGCGATACACGATGCCGTCGCACCTTACGAACCCGAACGCGGTATCGGCTCGAACAGTTGGGTCGTCTCCGGCAATATGACCGAGGACGGCACGCCGGTCGTCGCCAACGACCCCCACCTCCAGCTCACCGTCCCACCGACGTGGTACGAGATGCACCTCCAATCGCCCGAGACGAGCGTTCGCGGCGTCGCCTTCCCCGGCCTTCCCGTGGTCGTCATCGGCGCGACCGACGAGGTGGCGTGGGGCTTCACCAACGTCGGCGCGGACGTACTTGACACATACACCTACGAGTGGGCCGGCGAGGAGACCTACCGCTACGAGGGCGAGACGCGAACTGTCGAATCTCGAACGGAGACCATCGCAGTCTCCGGCGGCGAAAACCGGACGGTCGAGGTACAGAAGACCGTCCACGGGCCGCTGCTGGAACGTGAGGGCCAGCGCGTCGCGGTGGCGTGGCTCGGCCTCACGGGAACGCGGGAGGCCGAAGCCGTCTACGACCTCAACCACGCCGACAGCGTCGACGACGTTCGTGAGGCCCTCCGACGGTTCGATTTGCCGACACAGAACATCGTCGCCGCCGACCGCGACGGCGAGACGCTGTTCCGAATCACCGGCCAGTACCCGATTCGGACAGTAGACAACGAGACGGTCGCCGGCGACCGGGTGTTCGATGGCTCGGCCGGACACGGCGAGTGGGCCGGCTTCGAACCCTACGGCGTCAGCGACTTCGACGGCCCCGGGTTCGCGGCCTTCGAGGAGTACCCCGAGGTGCGAAACGCACCGTACGTCGCCACGGCGAATCAGCGGACCACGGACGACCCGCCGTTCTACATCGCTCGGAGTACGCGCTACGCCGACGGCTACCGCGGCGAGCGCATCTACCAGCGACTGGACGAACGGGCCGCCTCGGGCGAGCCGATGAACCGGTCGTTCCACACCGACCTGCAGGGCGACACCTACTCGAAGGCGGCCGAGGCGTTCCTGCCGCACCTGACCGGCGCTCGCGAGGAGATGACGCCGGAACAGCGCGCCGCGGTCGACGACCTCGAAGCGTGGGACCGCCGGATGGACGCCGATTCGGAGGCGGCGCTCGTGTTCCGACTGTGGCTCGACGCCTACCGCAACGCGACCTGGGGGCCGCAGTTCCGCGCCAACGGTCTCGACGAGTCGTACTTCCCGGCCGATCGGACTCTGGAGACGCTTCCGGCCGAAAGCAGGTGGTTCGACGACCCACGCACCCGCGAAACCGAGACGCGTGCCGACATCGCCGCACGGGCGTTGAACCGGACGCTCGATAGAATCGAGCGTTCGGGGTATGAAACCTACGGCGACTACAACCAACTGGATTTGAACCACCCGTTCCCGCTTGCCTTCCTCGATTACGAGGAGCGCGCGATGGATGGGTCGCCCGATACGGTGTTCAACTTCCGCTCGGACCGCTCGACGCAGGTCGGCGCCTCCTTCCGGATGGTCGTCGACGGCGACGGCGGCGTCGGGTCGCTGCCGGGCGGGCAGTCGGGGAATCCGCTGTCGCCGCACTACGACGACCGCCTCGATACGTGGGCGGCCGGCGACACCGACCCGCTCCCGTTCGAACAGCGCGGTCCGGTCATCATCCGATTCGAGGGGGAACAATGA
- a CDS encoding YqjF family protein gives MRALLSMTWRDLLFAHWPVNADIVARRLPDGVSVDTYDGDAYLGVVPFVMADIRPRGVPVGLRFGELNLRTYGNVDGRPGVYFFNLDADDRVGVGLARALFQLPYYRAEMDIRTQGEGTNREVTFRSHRRGTDATPAEFDATYAPAGGFETPAPDSLDAFLTERYRFYTTDDGGRLYYGDIDHEPWSLAPATADIRSNTLFSANGFERPDGDPRLRFAAPIDVTAGRIHRE, from the coding sequence ATGCGGGCACTGCTCTCGATGACGTGGCGGGACCTGCTGTTCGCCCACTGGCCGGTGAACGCCGACATCGTCGCTCGACGCCTCCCGGACGGCGTCTCCGTCGACACCTACGACGGCGACGCCTACCTCGGGGTCGTCCCGTTCGTGATGGCCGACATTCGTCCCAGAGGCGTCCCCGTCGGACTCCGATTCGGCGAACTCAACCTCCGGACGTACGGTAACGTCGACGGTCGGCCTGGCGTGTACTTCTTCAACCTCGATGCCGACGACCGCGTCGGCGTCGGCCTCGCGCGGGCGCTGTTCCAGTTGCCGTACTACCGCGCCGAGATGGACATCCGGACGCAAGGAGAGGGAACCAACCGCGAGGTCACGTTCAGGAGCCACCGTCGAGGAACCGACGCCACCCCGGCGGAGTTCGACGCGACGTACGCCCCGGCGGGAGGCTTCGAGACGCCCGCTCCCGACTCGCTCGACGCGTTTCTCACCGAACGCTACCGGTTCTACACGACCGACGACGGCGGCCGACTGTACTACGGCGATATCGACCACGAACCGTGGTCGCTGGCGCCGGCCACCGCCGACATCCGGTCGAACACGCTGTTTTCGGCCAACGGCTTCGAGCGCCCCGATGGCGACCCACGACTGCGGTTTGCCGCCCCGATAGACGTGACCGCTGGTCGCATCCACCGCGAGTGA
- a CDS encoding aldo/keto reductase, with the protein MEYTTLGSTGIEVSRLCLGCMSFGDSDWREWVKGEEFGHELVERARDLGINFFDTANMYSRGESERILGDALEGHREESVVATKCFFRMRDDDPNSGGLSRKAIEQELDASLDRLGMDTIDLYQIHRWDYDTPIEQTLRAMTDAVRRGKVRHIGASSMWAHQLAESLHTSDREGLERFATMQNHYNLVYREEERETLPLCEKEGLGVVPWSPMARGYLTRPHEEYMSTKRAETDDYAQEHPYADNGGKEINERVQELAADKGVSMAQLSLSWLLHKDWVDAPIIGASKIQHLEDAVEALEIDLSASDIAYLEEPYEPVPISGHE; encoded by the coding sequence ATGGAGTACACCACGCTGGGTTCGACCGGTATCGAAGTGTCACGACTCTGTCTCGGCTGTATGAGTTTCGGCGACTCCGACTGGCGTGAGTGGGTCAAGGGAGAGGAGTTCGGCCACGAACTCGTCGAGCGGGCGCGGGACCTCGGCATCAACTTCTTCGACACCGCCAACATGTACTCTCGCGGCGAGAGCGAGCGCATCCTCGGGGACGCCCTCGAAGGCCACCGCGAGGAGAGCGTCGTCGCGACGAAGTGTTTCTTCCGAATGCGCGACGACGACCCGAACTCGGGAGGACTCTCCCGGAAGGCCATAGAGCAGGAACTCGACGCCTCCTTGGACCGCCTCGGAATGGACACCATCGACCTGTATCAGATTCACCGCTGGGATTACGACACGCCCATCGAACAGACGCTCCGGGCGATGACCGACGCCGTCCGCCGCGGGAAGGTCCGTCACATCGGTGCCTCCTCGATGTGGGCCCACCAACTCGCCGAGTCGTTGCATACGAGCGACAGGGAGGGGTTAGAGCGGTTCGCGACGATGCAGAACCACTACAACCTCGTCTACCGGGAGGAGGAACGCGAGACGCTCCCGCTGTGTGAAAAGGAGGGACTCGGCGTCGTCCCGTGGAGCCCGATGGCTCGGGGGTACCTCACTCGCCCCCACGAGGAGTACATGTCGACGAAGCGCGCCGAAACCGACGACTATGCCCAGGAGCACCCCTACGCCGACAACGGCGGGAAGGAAATCAACGAGCGCGTCCAGGAGTTAGCCGCTGATAAGGGCGTCTCGATGGCGCAGTTGTCGCTGTCGTGGCTGCTACACAAGGATTGGGTCGACGCTCCCATCATCGGCGCCTCGAAGATTCAACACCTCGAAGACGCCGTCGAAGCGCTGGAAATCGACCTCTCGGCCAGCGACATCGCCTACCTCGAAGAGCCGTACGAACCCGTCCCCATCTCGGGTCACGAATAA
- a CDS encoding PH domain-containing protein: MSAAVLGVIAAVAFAFFSPGTPRLGGVVFGAVFLLGAALSVLRYRSWTYEVREDSLYLERGVVTRVKTVVPYVRIQHVDASRGPLERTFGLATTVVYTAGSRGADVSIPGLTPERAEDLQTRLKQLAIAAEGEDAV, encoded by the coding sequence ATCTCGGCGGCGGTTCTCGGCGTCATCGCCGCCGTCGCGTTCGCGTTTTTCTCCCCCGGTACCCCACGGCTCGGCGGCGTCGTCTTCGGCGCCGTGTTCCTTCTGGGCGCGGCGCTGTCGGTGCTCCGGTATCGGTCGTGGACCTATGAGGTCCGCGAGGATTCGCTGTATCTCGAACGCGGCGTCGTGACGCGCGTAAAAACCGTCGTCCCCTACGTCCGCATCCAGCACGTCGACGCTAGCCGCGGCCCCCTAGAACGGACGTTCGGGCTGGCGACGACCGTCGTCTACACTGCCGGCTCACGCGGCGCCGACGTGTCGATACCCGGGTTGACGCCGGAGCGCGCTGAGGACCTCCAGACTCGGCTGAAACAGTTGGCCATCGCCGCCGAGGGCGAGGACGCAGTGTAA
- a CDS encoding DUF7537 family lipoprotein, producing MVSRSALAVSVVVVVLLAGCSGLVGDNGGDGTPEPEGTPVPEDPSEFDYADGFGSDGITDGQQAVDSYEAAVQSQGSYTGDYQYTIDTADGETLVEGDYRVDFENEQALRTVAVETDSANGTSETYYGDGQQYNRSSYNGQYGDVASSNETFPTSELTASEAVEPFLLNASQYDASVEQRDGETVVVYESSDIAGAGSFLGVDSAENVSSFDASFVVDSEGVIHTAEYEITYTVDGSERTVDMSFELSSLGETTVERPSWVDSS from the coding sequence ATGGTATCCCGTTCGGCACTAGCCGTCTCGGTCGTGGTCGTCGTGTTACTCGCCGGGTGTTCCGGACTCGTCGGTGACAACGGCGGCGACGGAACGCCCGAACCAGAGGGGACGCCGGTCCCAGAAGACCCCTCGGAGTTCGACTACGCCGATGGATTCGGTTCCGACGGCATCACTGACGGTCAACAGGCCGTCGATAGCTACGAGGCGGCCGTCCAATCCCAGGGAAGCTACACCGGTGACTACCAGTACACAATCGACACCGCGGATGGCGAAACCCTCGTCGAGGGGGACTACCGCGTCGACTTCGAGAACGAACAGGCGCTGCGAACCGTCGCGGTCGAAACCGACAGCGCCAACGGGACGAGTGAGACCTACTACGGCGACGGCCAGCAGTACAACCGAAGCTCCTACAACGGCCAGTACGGAGACGTGGCGTCCTCGAACGAGACGTTCCCGACCTCGGAATTGACGGCCTCGGAGGCCGTCGAGCCGTTCCTGCTCAACGCCTCCCAGTACGACGCGAGCGTCGAACAGCGCGACGGAGAAACCGTCGTCGTCTACGAATCCAGCGACATCGCGGGCGCGGGAAGCTTCCTCGGCGTCGACAGTGCCGAGAACGTCTCCTCGTTCGACGCGAGCTTCGTCGTCGACAGCGAGGGGGTCATCCACACCGCGGAGTACGAAATCACCTACACCGTCGACGGCTCCGAGCGGACCGTCGACATGTCCTTCGAACTCTCGTCGCTCGGAGAGACGACCGTCGAACGCCCATCGTGGGTCGACAGTAGTTGA
- a CDS encoding PGF-CTERM sorting domain-containing protein yields MNRGVTVGFVTVLTLALFVGAVPGGVGVAAASHEPESADFTVKPMGDRSPGATDVKYGQFVVGEAGTDFETLETLLAVYEEGSFEGCGPSNSDTFGIDRGSTYDGQQVDESLESNVKSFSAGEDRFEIEFYGESDFGGSTTHLDDGDEIVSVATCYTNPDEPGWYQLTGSTTGVTASGERKTVEAESHYFWICDCESEAEAREQLGPPPSEPEPTPTRTPTPESTPESSGDSTPEDDTTSEDTSTTESTPTPDDTPVATTPEPTTTPEPTARPEPTPTPTEAQWEREVVQSPTAGDGAGFGGGVAVVALVGAVLLARRR; encoded by the coding sequence ATGAACCGGGGAGTGACCGTCGGGTTCGTGACCGTCCTGACGCTGGCGCTGTTCGTCGGCGCCGTACCCGGCGGTGTCGGCGTCGCGGCCGCGAGTCACGAACCCGAGAGTGCGGATTTCACCGTCAAGCCGATGGGCGACCGCTCGCCCGGCGCGACCGACGTGAAGTACGGCCAGTTCGTCGTCGGTGAAGCCGGAACGGACTTCGAGACGCTCGAAACGCTGTTGGCCGTCTACGAGGAGGGAAGCTTCGAGGGCTGTGGGCCGTCGAACTCCGATACGTTTGGTATCGACCGCGGGAGCACCTACGACGGCCAGCAGGTCGACGAGAGCCTCGAAAGCAACGTCAAGAGTTTCTCTGCCGGCGAGGACCGCTTCGAAATCGAGTTCTACGGCGAAAGCGACTTCGGCGGTTCGACGACCCACCTCGACGACGGCGACGAAATAGTTTCGGTTGCCACGTGTTACACCAACCCCGACGAACCCGGTTGGTACCAACTCACCGGAAGCACGACAGGCGTGACCGCAAGCGGCGAGCGAAAGACCGTCGAGGCCGAATCCCACTACTTCTGGATTTGTGACTGCGAGAGCGAAGCCGAAGCCAGAGAGCAACTCGGACCGCCGCCGTCGGAACCGGAGCCGACGCCGACGCGGACACCGACGCCGGAATCGACGCCCGAGTCTTCGGGCGACAGCACGCCTGAAGACGACACGACGAGTGAGGACACCTCCACGACCGAATCGACGCCGACTCCCGACGACACCCCCGTCGCGACGACGCCCGAACCGACCACGACACCGGAGCCGACGGCGCGACCGGAACCGACGCCCACGCCGACGGAGGCACAGTGGGAACGTGAAGTCGTCCAGTCACCGACGGCCGGCGACGGCGCTGGCTTCGGCGGCGGCGTCGCCGTCGTAGCGTTGGTCGGTGCGGTGTTGCTCGCTCGTCGGCGCTGA
- a CDS encoding helix-turn-helix domain-containing protein encodes MRYVKVSLMPTDGDIDPVGEEIEADPSLTRESILHFNRLNDGTAVLLTQLRGSRERLEEIFENCDEILSYNVSSVRDGLQAYVHTEPTEAGAALFDLTEEHEFVVDTPIEYGGDGFRVAIIGKEETVRRAIDDVPDSIRLELEQLSDYDPELRELSSLLTDRQQEILNTASDLGYYEVPRRATHQDIADELDVSTTTVGEHLRKIEARMLSEIAH; translated from the coding sequence ATGCGGTACGTCAAAGTCTCTCTCATGCCCACGGACGGCGATATCGACCCCGTGGGAGAGGAAATCGAGGCCGACCCTTCGCTGACGCGGGAGTCAATCTTACATTTCAACCGCCTCAACGACGGCACTGCCGTCCTTCTCACACAACTCCGGGGGAGCCGCGAGCGACTCGAGGAGATATTCGAAAACTGCGACGAGATTCTCTCGTACAACGTCTCGTCGGTTCGAGACGGCCTTCAGGCGTACGTGCACACGGAACCGACGGAGGCCGGCGCCGCACTCTTCGACCTCACCGAGGAACACGAGTTCGTCGTCGACACCCCCATCGAGTACGGCGGTGACGGCTTCCGGGTCGCCATCATCGGCAAAGAAGAGACCGTTCGCCGTGCCATCGACGACGTTCCCGACAGCATCCGTCTCGAACTCGAACAGCTCTCGGATTACGACCCGGAACTCCGGGAACTCTCCTCGCTGCTCACCGACCGCCAACAGGAGATTCTCAACACCGCCTCCGACCTCGGATACTACGAGGTGCCCCGCAGAGCGACCCACCAGGACATCGCCGACGAACTCGACGTGTCGACGACGACCGTCGGTGAACACCTCCGGAAAATCGAGGCGCGGATGCTCTCGGAAATCGCTCACTGA
- a CDS encoding macro domain-containing protein, whose product MEFRVVQGDIAAQSADALVNAAGTSLQMGSGVAGALRRAAGRGLSEAAVAEGPVDLGAAAVTDAFDLDADYVIHAAAMPHYGDGQATAESIRDATHNALAAADRRGCESLVIPALGCGVAGFDLAKGAHIIAETIDAYDPESLSDVRFIAYSDEAFETVRAVAESVRTPE is encoded by the coding sequence ATGGAGTTCCGCGTCGTACAGGGCGATATCGCTGCACAGTCGGCGGACGCACTCGTCAACGCCGCCGGAACCAGCCTTCAGATGGGGTCGGGCGTCGCGGGCGCGCTCAGGCGAGCGGCCGGTCGTGGCCTCAGCGAGGCCGCCGTCGCGGAAGGGCCGGTCGACCTCGGAGCGGCGGCCGTCACCGACGCCTTCGACCTCGATGCCGACTACGTGATTCACGCGGCCGCGATGCCGCACTACGGCGACGGACAGGCGACCGCTGAGAGCATCCGCGATGCGACTCACAACGCACTCGCCGCCGCCGACCGACGCGGCTGTGAGTCACTCGTGATTCCCGCCCTCGGCTGTGGCGTCGCCGGCTTCGACCTCGCAAAAGGCGCCCACATCATCGCCGAAACCATCGACGCCTACGACCCCGAGTCGCTGTCGGACGTGCGATTCATCGCCTACAGCGACGAGGCGTTCGAAACGGTTCGAGCGGTCGCCGAGTCGGTGCGAACTCCAGAGTGA